The Streptomyces avermitilis MA-4680 = NBRC 14893 genome contains a region encoding:
- the cobI gene encoding precorrin-2 C(20)-methyltransferase codes for MSSKLIGVGVGPGDPELVTVKGVNALRAADVVVVPVMAAPDGTDGGERGRAEATVLHYVPEEKVLRVVFALNERADRGRREAAWDAAGGRVAELLTAHGTVAFATIGDPNVYSTFTYLAHTIQDLVPGTVVETVPGITAMQDLAARSGAVLTEGTEPLTLVPVTAGAAVLKEALNGPGTVVAYKFGRQAHEVAEALRETGRIDDAVWGSALGLAEESIRPAADLDGGPLPYLSTLIAPARREGGRGGKL; via the coding sequence ATGAGCAGCAAGCTGATCGGAGTCGGGGTCGGACCCGGCGACCCCGAGCTGGTGACCGTCAAGGGCGTCAACGCTCTGCGGGCCGCCGACGTCGTGGTCGTACCGGTGATGGCCGCACCGGACGGGACGGACGGCGGCGAGCGGGGGCGCGCCGAGGCGACCGTCCTGCACTACGTGCCCGAGGAGAAGGTCCTGCGGGTCGTGTTCGCGCTCAACGAGCGTGCCGACCGCGGCCGGCGCGAGGCCGCCTGGGACGCCGCGGGCGGGCGGGTGGCCGAGCTGCTCACGGCGCACGGCACCGTCGCCTTCGCCACGATCGGCGACCCCAACGTGTACTCGACCTTCACCTATCTCGCGCACACGATCCAGGACCTGGTCCCGGGGACCGTCGTCGAGACCGTGCCCGGCATCACCGCCATGCAGGACCTCGCCGCCCGGTCGGGGGCCGTCCTCACCGAGGGGACCGAACCCCTGACCCTCGTCCCGGTGACCGCCGGGGCGGCCGTGCTCAAGGAGGCGCTGAACGGGCCCGGCACGGTCGTCGCGTACAAGTTCGGGCGGCAGGCGCACGAGGTGGCCGAGGCGCTGCGCGAGACCGGCCGGATCGACGACGCCGTGTGGGGCTCGGCGCTGGGGCTGGCGGAGGAGTCCATCCGGCCCGCCGCGGACCTCGACGGCGGGCCGCTGCCCTACCTCTCCACGCTGATCGCCCCCGCGCGGCGCGAGGGCGGACGCGGCGGGAAGCTGTGA
- a CDS encoding sirohydrochlorin chelatase yields MTTPAPALLIAGHGTRDEAGAEAFRDFVRELGRRHPELPVAGGFIELSPPPLTEAVGELVERGVRRFAAVPLMLVSAGHAKGDIPAALAREKERHPGISYTYGRPLGPHPSLLNVLERRLDDALGGGPRTPQDRADVTVLLVGRGSTDPDANAEVHKAARLLWEGRGYAGVETAFVSLAAPDVPSGLDRCVKLGARRIVVLPYFLFTGILPDRVRQQTEGWAAAHPEVEVRSADVIGPEPELLDLVMERYREAVQGDLRMNCDSCVYRIALPGFEDKVGLPQQPHFHPDDDGHHHHGPHGHGHHGHAPSHAH; encoded by the coding sequence GTGACCACCCCTGCCCCTGCCCTGCTCATCGCCGGTCACGGCACCCGGGACGAGGCCGGAGCCGAGGCGTTCCGCGACTTCGTCCGCGAACTGGGCCGCCGCCACCCCGAACTGCCCGTCGCGGGCGGCTTCATCGAGCTGTCCCCGCCCCCGCTCACCGAGGCGGTGGGCGAGCTGGTGGAGCGGGGGGTGCGCCGGTTCGCCGCCGTTCCGCTGATGCTGGTGTCCGCCGGACACGCCAAGGGGGACATCCCGGCGGCTCTGGCCCGCGAGAAGGAGCGGCACCCGGGGATCTCGTACACGTACGGCCGTCCGCTCGGCCCGCACCCGTCGCTGCTGAACGTCCTGGAGCGGCGGCTCGACGACGCGCTCGGCGGCGGCCCCCGTACGCCGCAGGACCGGGCCGATGTGACCGTGCTGCTCGTCGGGCGGGGCTCGACGGACCCGGATGCCAACGCCGAGGTGCACAAGGCGGCGCGGCTGCTGTGGGAGGGGCGGGGTTACGCGGGCGTGGAGACGGCGTTCGTGTCGCTGGCGGCGCCGGACGTGCCCTCGGGTCTCGACCGGTGCGTGAAGCTGGGCGCCCGCCGGATCGTGGTCCTGCCCTACTTCCTGTTCACCGGCATCCTCCCGGACCGGGTGCGGCAGCAGACCGAGGGCTGGGCGGCCGCGCACCCCGAGGTCGAGGTGCGGTCCGCCGATGTCATCGGTCCGGAGCCGGAGTTGCTCGATCTGGTGATGGAGCGGTACCGGGAGGCGGTGCAGGGCGATCTGCGGATGAACTGCGACTCGTGCGTGTACCGCATCGCGCTGCCCGGCTTCGAGGACAAGGTGGGGCTGCCGCAGCAGCCGCACTTCCACCCGGACGACGACGGTCACCACCACCACGGGCCACACGGACACGGACACCACGGTCATGCGCCTTCACACGCCCACTGA
- a CDS encoding amidohydrolase family protein has product MSDHAVLHVKGRVLVGPDDVRDELWVVGGRIAYAPPAGARDIRTVEGWALPGLVDAHCHVGLDRHGPVPDDVSEKQALADREAGTLLVRDAGSPSDTRWIDGRDDLPKIIRAGRHIARTRRYIRNYAHEIEPEDLVAYVAQEARRGDGWVKLVGDWIDRGTGDLSACWPPDAVRAAIAEAHRLGARVTAHCFAEDSLRDLVEAGIDCVEHATGLTEDTIPLFAERGVAIVPTLVNIALFPQFAADGEAKFPRWSAHMRRLHERRYDTVRAAYDAGVPVYVGTDAGGSLAHGLVAGEVAELVTAGIPPLDALSATTWGARRWLGRPGLDEGAPADLVVYEGDPRADVRVLAAPRRVVLNGRVIG; this is encoded by the coding sequence ATGAGCGATCACGCGGTGCTGCACGTGAAGGGGCGGGTGCTCGTCGGACCCGACGACGTCCGCGACGAACTCTGGGTGGTCGGCGGGAGAATCGCCTACGCGCCTCCCGCCGGCGCCCGGGACATCCGTACCGTCGAGGGCTGGGCGCTGCCCGGTCTGGTGGACGCGCACTGCCATGTCGGGCTCGACCGGCACGGGCCGGTCCCCGACGACGTCTCCGAGAAGCAGGCGCTCGCCGACCGCGAGGCCGGCACCCTCCTCGTCCGCGACGCGGGCTCCCCGTCCGACACCCGCTGGATCGACGGCCGCGACGACCTCCCGAAGATCATCCGGGCGGGCCGCCACATCGCCCGCACACGGCGCTACATCCGTAACTACGCCCACGAGATCGAGCCCGAGGACCTGGTCGCGTACGTCGCGCAGGAGGCCCGGCGCGGCGACGGCTGGGTGAAGCTGGTGGGCGACTGGATCGACCGCGGCACGGGCGACCTGAGCGCCTGCTGGCCGCCGGACGCCGTCCGGGCCGCGATCGCGGAGGCCCACCGCCTGGGGGCGCGCGTCACCGCGCACTGCTTCGCCGAGGATTCCCTGCGGGACCTGGTCGAGGCGGGCATCGACTGCGTGGAGCACGCGACCGGGCTGACCGAGGACACCATCCCGCTGTTCGCCGAGCGGGGCGTCGCCATCGTACCGACGCTCGTGAACATCGCGCTGTTCCCGCAGTTCGCGGCCGACGGCGAGGCCAAGTTCCCGCGCTGGTCCGCGCATATGCGGCGACTGCACGAGCGGCGCTACGACACCGTGCGCGCGGCGTACGACGCGGGGGTCCCGGTGTACGTCGGGACCGACGCGGGCGGTTCGCTGGCGCACGGACTCGTGGCGGGCGAAGTGGCCGAGCTGGTGACCGCGGGCATCCCGCCCCTCGATGCGCTGTCGGCCACGACGTGGGGTGCGCGGCGGTGGCTGGGGCGCCCCGGACTCGACGAAGGGGCGCCAGCGGACCTCGTCGTGTACGAGGGTGACCCGCGCGCGGACGTCCGTGTGCTCGCGGCGCCGCGGCGGGTCGTGCTGAACGGGCGGGTCATCGGCTAG
- the cobM gene encoding precorrin-4 C(11)-methyltransferase, producing the protein MADAPTGKVTFVGAGPGAADLLTFRAARAIAEADVVIWAASLVQAEVLDHARAGADILDSATMSLEDVVAVYRRAHAEGLKVARIHSGDPALWGGTQEQADRCAEIGIETEIVPGVSSFSAVAALAGRELTIPEVAQSVILTRLGGGKTPMPPGEEVREFARHGTTMALFLSAARSGQLVRELLEGGYPTSTPVVVAYQATWPEELIVTCTIETLEETVKEHKLWKHTLFLVGPALGAHGTRSHLYHPGHFHGFRKADPQARAELRAARKGSPS; encoded by the coding sequence ATGGCCGATGCCCCCACCGGCAAGGTGACCTTCGTCGGGGCCGGCCCCGGCGCCGCCGACCTGCTGACGTTCCGTGCCGCGCGCGCCATCGCCGAGGCCGACGTCGTGATCTGGGCGGCCAGCCTGGTCCAGGCCGAGGTGCTCGACCACGCGCGCGCGGGCGCGGACATCCTGGATTCCGCGACGATGTCCCTGGAGGACGTCGTCGCCGTGTACCGGCGGGCGCACGCGGAGGGCCTGAAGGTGGCCCGCATCCACTCCGGCGACCCGGCCCTGTGGGGCGGTACGCAGGAACAGGCCGACCGGTGTGCGGAGATCGGCATCGAGACCGAGATCGTGCCCGGCGTCTCCTCCTTCTCCGCGGTCGCGGCGCTCGCCGGGCGCGAGCTGACCATCCCCGAGGTCGCGCAGTCCGTGATCCTCACCCGGCTCGGCGGCGGCAAGACGCCGATGCCGCCCGGGGAGGAGGTCCGCGAGTTCGCCCGCCACGGTACGACGATGGCCCTGTTCCTGTCGGCCGCCCGCAGCGGTCAGCTGGTACGGGAGCTGCTGGAGGGCGGCTACCCGACGTCCACGCCGGTCGTGGTCGCGTACCAGGCGACCTGGCCGGAGGAGCTGATCGTGACGTGCACGATCGAGACGCTGGAGGAGACGGTCAAGGAGCACAAGCTCTGGAAGCACACGCTCTTCCTGGTCGGCCCGGCCCTCGGCGCGCACGGCACCCGCTCGCACCTCTACCACCCGGGCCACTTCCACGGGTTCCGCAAGGCCGACCCGCAGGCGCGGGCGGAGCTGCGGGCGGCCCGCAAGGGAAGTCCGTCGTGA
- a CDS encoding bifunctional cobalt-precorrin-7 (C(5))-methyltransferase/cobalt-precorrin-6B (C(15))-methyltransferase: MITVVGTGTGAPLSADAARALAGAGLVVGGRRHLAAAALPDGAERIVLGPLAPALDAIEAALEKQRRVVVLASGDPGFFGIVRALAERFGAERLDVRPGVSSVATAFARLGLPWDDAVVVSAHGRDLRTALNVCRSRPKVAVLTGPGAGPAELGAALAHGFGARVLVVASALGDPEHERVERVTPAEAAARDWGTAVSVVLCLDASRALAPVRTVAGPPAGPARWALEEGDFAHRDSMITKFEVRALALARLGPRLGDLVWDVGAGSGSVAVECARLGAAVTAVEKTLDGVERIHANARAHGVDVHVVHGAAPDALTALPDPDAVFIGGGGRELPALVTACARRARRTVVVAMAALDRVPAVREALTGAGFGCDGVLLQSSRLAPLPGDVTRLAATNPVFLLWGARPPARTEGALQ, encoded by the coding sequence GTGATCACCGTCGTCGGTACGGGAACGGGGGCGCCCCTGTCCGCGGACGCCGCGCGCGCCCTGGCCGGGGCGGGGCTCGTGGTGGGCGGCCGACGGCATCTGGCGGCGGCCGCGCTGCCGGACGGGGCCGAGCGGATCGTCCTGGGGCCGCTGGCGCCCGCTCTCGACGCGATCGAGGCGGCTCTGGAGAAGCAACGGCGGGTGGTGGTGCTGGCCTCCGGCGACCCGGGGTTCTTCGGGATCGTACGGGCACTGGCCGAGCGGTTCGGCGCCGAGCGGCTGGATGTGCGTCCGGGTGTCTCGTCCGTGGCGACCGCCTTCGCGCGGCTCGGGCTGCCCTGGGACGACGCGGTGGTGGTGAGCGCGCACGGACGTGATCTGCGCACCGCCCTGAACGTCTGCCGGTCGCGTCCCAAGGTGGCGGTGCTGACCGGGCCCGGCGCCGGGCCCGCCGAGCTGGGGGCCGCGCTCGCCCACGGGTTCGGCGCGCGGGTCCTCGTGGTGGCGAGCGCGCTCGGCGACCCCGAGCACGAACGCGTGGAGCGGGTGACGCCGGCCGAGGCCGCGGCCCGCGACTGGGGTACGGCGGTCAGCGTGGTGCTGTGCCTGGACGCCTCCCGGGCCCTCGCTCCCGTGCGCACGGTCGCGGGCCCGCCGGCCGGTCCCGCCCGCTGGGCCCTGGAAGAGGGCGACTTCGCCCACCGCGATTCGATGATCACCAAGTTCGAGGTGCGCGCCCTGGCGCTGGCCCGGCTCGGCCCGCGGCTCGGGGACCTCGTCTGGGACGTCGGCGCGGGCTCCGGGTCGGTGGCCGTCGAGTGCGCGCGCCTCGGTGCCGCCGTCACGGCGGTCGAGAAGACGCTCGACGGGGTGGAGCGGATCCACGCCAACGCGCGGGCGCACGGCGTGGACGTCCACGTCGTGCACGGGGCCGCGCCGGACGCGCTGACCGCTCTCCCCGACCCGGACGCCGTGTTCATCGGCGGCGGCGGGCGCGAACTGCCCGCCCTCGTCACCGCGTGCGCGCGGCGCGCCCGGCGGACGGTCGTCGTGGCGATGGCCGCGCTCGACCGGGTGCCGGCCGTGCGCGAGGCGCTCACCGGGGCCGGGTTCGGCTGCGACGGTGTGCTGTTGCAGTCGTCCCGGCTCGCCCCGCTGCCCGGGGACGTCACCCGGCTCGCGGCGACCAATCCCGTTTTTCTGCTGTGGGGCGCCCGGCCTCCGGCCCGTACCGAAGGAGCACTCCAGTGA
- a CDS encoding amino acid ABC transporter ATP-binding protein — translation MSTPEIDVRGLHKSFGDNEVLRGIDLEIGSGEVVCVIGPSGSGKSTLLRCVNLLEEPTKGQVFVAGAEVTDPDVDIDAVRRRIGMVFQQFNLFPHLSVTDNLTLPQRRVLGRDKAQAAEVAADNLRRVGLSEKAEAYPASLSGGQQQRVAIARALAMGPQVMLFDEPTSALDPELVGDVLAVMRRLADEGMTMMVVTHEMTFAREVADRVVFMDGGVIVEDGTPEQVIGNPRHERTRHFLSRLLDPAMADVEEEISDQVGKSEQPPN, via the coding sequence GTGAGTACGCCAGAGATCGACGTCCGGGGCCTGCACAAGTCCTTCGGCGACAACGAGGTGCTGCGCGGCATCGACCTGGAGATCGGCTCCGGAGAGGTCGTCTGCGTCATCGGCCCGTCCGGCTCCGGCAAGTCCACCCTGCTGCGCTGCGTGAACCTCCTGGAGGAGCCCACCAAGGGGCAGGTCTTCGTCGCCGGTGCGGAGGTCACGGACCCCGACGTCGACATCGACGCCGTACGCCGCCGTATCGGCATGGTCTTCCAGCAGTTCAACCTCTTCCCGCATCTGTCGGTGACCGACAACCTCACGCTGCCGCAGCGCCGCGTCCTCGGGCGCGACAAGGCGCAGGCGGCCGAGGTGGCCGCCGACAACCTCAGGCGCGTGGGCCTGTCGGAGAAGGCGGAGGCGTACCCCGCCTCCCTCTCCGGCGGCCAGCAGCAGCGCGTGGCGATCGCCCGCGCGCTCGCCATGGGTCCCCAGGTGATGCTGTTCGACGAGCCGACCTCGGCGCTGGACCCCGAGCTCGTCGGCGATGTGCTCGCGGTGATGCGCAGGCTCGCCGACGAGGGCATGACGATGATGGTCGTCACCCACGAGATGACGTTCGCACGCGAGGTCGCCGACCGGGTCGTCTTCATGGACGGCGGCGTGATCGTCGAGGACGGCACGCCCGAGCAGGTCATCGGCAACCCGCGACACGAACGGACCCGGCACTTCCTGTCCCGGCTCCTCGACCCCGCGATGGCGGACGTGGAGGAGGAGATCTCGGACCAGGTGGGGAAGAGCGAGCAGCCGCCGAACTAG
- a CDS encoding precorrin-8X methylmutase, producing the protein MNRAFVPEDRVVHPIEQESFRRLRARLDTSHFPPLTRAVVERVIHSAADLDYAEDLVMDEGTLERAHAALHAGAPVVVDVEMVAAGITRRGTVCRLKDARSGPGLTRSAHAVRLAYEEVGPGALWVIGCAPTALEELLTLDASPALVIGLPVGFVGAAESKAALRESGLPAVSNVSMKGGSAVAAAALNALLYHLAAPASKEKS; encoded by the coding sequence GTGAACCGGGCGTTCGTACCCGAGGACCGTGTCGTCCACCCCATCGAGCAGGAGTCGTTCCGGCGGCTGCGCGCCCGTCTGGACACCTCGCACTTCCCGCCGCTGACCCGGGCGGTCGTGGAGCGGGTCATCCACTCCGCGGCCGATCTCGACTACGCCGAGGACCTCGTCATGGACGAGGGCACGCTGGAGCGGGCACACGCCGCGCTGCACGCGGGGGCGCCGGTGGTGGTGGACGTGGAGATGGTCGCGGCCGGCATCACCCGGCGCGGGACGGTCTGCCGTCTCAAGGACGCCAGGTCCGGTCCGGGGCTGACCCGTTCGGCGCACGCGGTCCGGCTCGCGTACGAGGAGGTCGGCCCCGGCGCGCTGTGGGTGATCGGCTGCGCCCCGACCGCGCTGGAGGAACTGCTCACCCTGGACGCCTCCCCGGCGCTCGTCATCGGTCTGCCCGTCGGGTTCGTCGGCGCGGCCGAGTCGAAGGCCGCGTTGCGCGAGAGCGGGCTGCCCGCTGTCAGCAACGTGTCCATGAAGGGCGGTTCGGCGGTCGCCGCGGCCGCGCTCAACGCCCTGCTGTACCACCTCGCCGCACCCGCTTCGAAGGAGAAATCGTGA
- the cobJ gene encoding precorrin-3B C(17)-methyltransferase, which yields MIGLISATAAGAAARDRLVAAWPARTRVYDGPVGEAVRRAFAECEQLVCFLATGAVVRLVAPLLGDKTSDPGVVCVDEAGRFAVSLVGGHGGGANELAREVGELLGAEPVVTTATDAVGLPGLDTLGFPVEGDVSGVSRALLDGEAVALDAEVSWPLPPLPVAAEGRYAIRLTDRLVEPGEREVVLRPPSLVVGVGASRNAPVEEVLGLVQGALRDAGLSVKSLAELATVDAKADEPGIVEAAARLGVPLVTYSAGELAAVEVPNPSDAPLAAVGTPSVAEAAALVRGGELLVPKRKSAAQPAMATCAVVRRPARGRLAVVGLGPGARDLLTPRARDELRRASVLVGLDQYVDQIRDLLRPGTRVLESGLGAEEERARTAVAEARRGHAVALIGSGDAGVYAMASPALAEASDDIDVVGVPGVTAALAAGAILGAPLGHDHVSISLSDLHTPWEVIERRVRAAAEADIVVTFYNPRSRGRGWQLPEALAILAGHREPTTPVGVVRNASRTDESSRLTTLAGLDPATVDMMTVVTVGNTATREIAGRMVTPRGYRWQEESE from the coding sequence GTGATCGGCCTGATTTCCGCGACGGCGGCGGGCGCCGCGGCCCGCGACCGGTTGGTCGCGGCCTGGCCCGCGCGGACGCGTGTGTACGACGGGCCCGTCGGCGAGGCCGTGCGGCGGGCCTTCGCGGAGTGCGAGCAGCTCGTGTGTTTCCTGGCGACGGGCGCGGTGGTGCGTCTGGTGGCGCCGCTCCTCGGCGACAAGACGTCCGACCCGGGCGTCGTGTGCGTCGACGAGGCCGGCCGGTTCGCCGTGTCCCTGGTCGGCGGCCATGGCGGCGGCGCCAATGAACTCGCCCGTGAGGTGGGCGAGTTGCTGGGGGCCGAGCCCGTCGTGACGACGGCGACGGACGCCGTGGGGCTGCCCGGCCTCGACACGCTCGGCTTCCCCGTGGAGGGCGATGTCTCCGGGGTCTCCCGGGCCCTGCTGGACGGCGAGGCCGTGGCGCTGGACGCGGAGGTGAGCTGGCCGCTGCCGCCGCTCCCGGTCGCCGCCGAGGGCCGGTACGCGATCCGGCTCACCGATCGTCTCGTCGAGCCCGGCGAACGCGAGGTCGTGCTCCGGCCGCCCTCCCTCGTCGTCGGCGTCGGGGCCTCCAGGAACGCACCCGTCGAGGAGGTCCTCGGCCTGGTCCAAGGCGCCCTGCGTGACGCGGGGCTGTCCGTGAAGTCCCTCGCCGAGCTCGCCACCGTCGACGCCAAGGCCGACGAGCCCGGCATCGTCGAGGCGGCCGCGCGGCTCGGGGTGCCCCTGGTGACGTACTCCGCCGGGGAACTGGCGGCGGTCGAGGTGCCGAACCCGTCCGACGCGCCGCTCGCCGCCGTCGGTACGCCCTCCGTCGCGGAGGCCGCCGCCCTCGTACGCGGGGGTGAACTCCTCGTGCCGAAGCGCAAGTCGGCCGCACAGCCGGCGATGGCGACCTGTGCCGTCGTACGGCGGCCGGCCCGCGGGCGCCTCGCCGTCGTGGGACTGGGACCCGGCGCCCGGGATCTGCTCACGCCCCGCGCCAGGGACGAACTCCGCCGCGCCTCCGTGCTCGTGGGGCTCGACCAGTACGTCGACCAGATCCGCGACCTGCTGCGCCCCGGTACCCGGGTCCTGGAGTCGGGGCTCGGCGCCGAGGAGGAGCGGGCCCGCACGGCGGTGGCCGAGGCCCGGCGCGGGCACGCCGTCGCGCTGATCGGCAGCGGGGACGCCGGTGTGTACGCGATGGCGTCGCCCGCGCTGGCCGAGGCGTCCGACGACATCGACGTGGTCGGCGTGCCGGGCGTCACGGCGGCGCTGGCGGCCGGGGCGATCCTCGGGGCGCCGCTGGGCCACGACCATGTGTCGATCAGCCTTTCCGACCTGCACACGCCGTGGGAGGTCATCGAGCGGCGGGTACGGGCCGCCGCCGAGGCGGACATCGTGGTGACGTTCTACAACCCGCGCAGCCGGGGCCGGGGCTGGCAGCTGCCCGAGGCGCTCGCGATCCTCGCCGGACACCGGGAGCCGACGACGCCCGTCGGTGTCGTACGCAACGCCTCGCGGACGGACGAGTCCAGCCGCCTCACCACGCTCGCGGGACTGGATCCGGCGACGGTGGACATGATGACGGTCGTGACCGTGGGGAACACGGCGACCCGTGAGATCGCCGGGCGCATGGTGACGCCGCGCGGCTACCGCTGGCAGGAGGAGTCCGAGTGA
- the cobC gene encoding Rv2231c family pyridoxal phosphate-dependent protein CobC, with amino-acid sequence MRLHTPTEGDGPHDLRHHGDAEVRDEGSALTDLAVNVRADTPPAWLRERIAESLGGLAAYPDGRAARAAVAQRHALPVERVLLTAGAAEAFVLLARALKVRRPVVVHPQFTEPEAALRDAGHTVDRVLLREEDGFRLDAGAVPEDADLVVIGNPTNPTSVLHPAASIAELARPGRTLVVDEAFMDAVPGEREALSGRTDVPGLVVLRSLTKTWGLAGLRIGYVLAAPETVAELERAQPLWPVSTPALAAAEVCVSPRALAEAAHAAHRIAADRAHLVAGLREFASDGLCVAEPAEGPFVLVRLPRAAAVRGHLRGLGFAVRRGDTFPGLGEEWLRLAVRDRATVNRFLQALDRAVTLADR; translated from the coding sequence ATGCGCCTTCACACGCCCACTGAGGGCGACGGCCCGCACGACCTTCGTCATCACGGTGACGCCGAGGTCCGTGACGAGGGGTCGGCGCTCACCGATCTCGCCGTGAACGTGCGGGCCGACACGCCCCCGGCCTGGCTGCGCGAGCGGATCGCCGAGTCGCTGGGCGGGCTCGCGGCATACCCGGACGGGCGTGCGGCGCGGGCCGCGGTGGCACAGCGGCACGCGCTGCCCGTGGAGCGGGTGCTGCTCACGGCGGGCGCCGCCGAGGCGTTCGTGCTGCTCGCGCGGGCTCTGAAGGTGCGCCGGCCGGTGGTCGTGCACCCGCAGTTCACGGAGCCGGAGGCGGCTCTGCGGGACGCGGGGCACACGGTGGACCGGGTGCTGCTGCGGGAGGAGGACGGCTTCCGGCTGGACGCGGGGGCCGTGCCCGAGGACGCGGATCTGGTCGTGATCGGCAATCCGACCAACCCGACGTCGGTACTGCACCCGGCCGCGTCGATCGCCGAACTGGCCCGGCCCGGGCGGACGTTGGTGGTGGACGAGGCGTTCATGGACGCGGTGCCGGGTGAGCGGGAGGCGCTCTCCGGGCGGACGGACGTCCCCGGTCTGGTGGTGCTGCGCAGTCTCACCAAGACATGGGGGCTGGCGGGGCTGCGCATCGGCTACGTGCTCGCCGCGCCCGAGACGGTCGCCGAGCTGGAGCGGGCGCAGCCGCTGTGGCCGGTGTCCACGCCCGCGCTGGCGGCGGCGGAGGTGTGCGTGTCGCCGCGGGCACTGGCGGAGGCCGCGCACGCGGCGCACCGTATCGCGGCGGACCGGGCGCATCTGGTCGCGGGGCTGCGGGAGTTCGCCTCCGACGGGCTGTGCGTGGCGGAGCCGGCCGAGGGTCCTTTCGTCCTGGTGCGGCTTCCGCGGGCGGCCGCGGTGCGGGGTCACTTGCGCGGGCTGGGCTTCGCCGTGCGTCGGGGGGACACGTTTCCGGGGCTGGGCGAGGAGTGGCTGCGGCTGGCGGTGCGGGACCGGGCGACGGTGAACCGGTTTCTCCAGGCGTTGGACCGGGCGGTCACGTTGGCGGACCGCTGA
- a CDS encoding ZIP family metal transporter: protein MAVFVALGAFLMTLAGGWTAQRVTDRRHLVLGLAGGLMLGVVGMDLLPEALDAAGGKVFGVPAALLLFVAGFLLAHLVERLLAHRQAAHGGAESNGRAPEVGLTAAAAMVGHSAMDGVAIGAAFQVGGGMGLAVAVAVIAHDFADGFNTYTLTALYGNARRKAVIMLVADAVAPVLGAASTLAFTIPERLLGGYLALFGGALLYLAAAEILPEAHHEHPARSTLLCTVAGVGFIWLVVGLAG from the coding sequence ATGGCGGTCTTCGTCGCGCTCGGCGCGTTCCTGATGACGCTGGCCGGCGGCTGGACGGCACAGCGGGTGACCGACCGTCGCCACCTGGTGCTGGGCCTGGCCGGCGGGCTGATGCTCGGCGTGGTCGGTATGGACCTGCTGCCGGAGGCGCTCGACGCGGCGGGCGGCAAGGTGTTCGGCGTACCGGCCGCACTGCTGCTGTTCGTGGCCGGCTTCCTGCTGGCCCACCTGGTGGAACGCCTGCTGGCGCACCGGCAGGCCGCCCACGGCGGCGCGGAGAGCAACGGCCGGGCGCCCGAGGTGGGCCTGACGGCCGCCGCCGCGATGGTCGGACACAGCGCCATGGACGGCGTCGCGATCGGCGCCGCCTTCCAGGTGGGCGGCGGCATGGGCCTGGCGGTGGCCGTCGCGGTCATCGCGCACGACTTCGCGGACGGCTTCAACACGTACACGCTCACGGCCCTGTACGGCAACGCGCGCCGCAAGGCGGTCATCATGCTCGTCGCGGACGCGGTGGCCCCCGTGCTGGGCGCGGCGTCCACCCTGGCGTTCACCATCCCGGAGCGCCTGCTCGGCGGCTACCTCGCCCTCTTCGGCGGCGCGCTGCTCTATCTCGCCGCCGCCGAGATCCTCCCGGAGGCACACCACGAGCACCCCGCCCGCTCCACCCTGCTGTGCACCGTGGCGGGCGTGGGCTTCATCTGGCTGGTGGTGGGCCTCGCGGGCTGA